In the genome of Chryseobacterium arthrosphaerae, one region contains:
- a CDS encoding GNAT family N-acetyltransferase, whose protein sequence is MEIINYTNIFRENCIEIFKSNLPKFFAMEELPLYESFLDQHTDEDYFVVRSGGQIVGCGGVFLDAKNNRAGLSWGMVHADYHGKGIGKAFTQYRIDLLKKIYPSLPYTIETSQHTAEFYKKNGFRTVEIIQDGFSKGIDRYTMIMEVSGT, encoded by the coding sequence ATGGAAATCATCAATTACACCAACATTTTCAGAGAAAACTGTATTGAAATCTTCAAAAGTAATCTGCCTAAGTTTTTTGCTATGGAAGAATTGCCGCTTTACGAAAGCTTTTTAGATCAACATACTGATGAGGACTATTTTGTTGTTCGATCAGGTGGCCAGATAGTGGGATGTGGCGGTGTTTTTTTAGATGCAAAGAATAACAGGGCGGGATTGTCCTGGGGAATGGTTCATGCAGACTATCATGGAAAAGGAATAGGAAAGGCTTTTACCCAATACCGGATTGATTTATTAAAAAAGATTTATCCTTCACTCCCCTACACTATTGAAACGTCACAACATACCGCTGAGTTTTATAAAAAGAACGGATTCAGAACGGTAGAGATTATACAGGATGGCTTCAGTAAGGGAATTGACAGATATACCATGATCATGGAAGTATCCGGAACGTGA
- a CDS encoding GNAT family N-acetyltransferase, translated as MENNQHEIQLRPTTIADLDTLFQFQLDPEGRHLAAFMSQDSTNKEAYLAKYTRLLADPTVNNQTIMADSVIAGSIAKFIMEGDAEITYWIDREFWGKGIATTALKDFLKIETTRPIFGRVAFDNLGSQKVLENCGFVKIGTDRGFANARQTEIEEFIYRLES; from the coding sequence ATGGAAAATAATCAACATGAAATACAGCTCAGACCCACAACCATTGCAGATTTAGACACGCTTTTTCAGTTTCAGCTTGATCCTGAAGGCAGACATCTTGCAGCCTTCATGTCACAGGATTCTACAAATAAAGAAGCTTACCTGGCCAAGTACACCAGATTACTGGCTGATCCAACGGTCAACAACCAGACTATTATGGCTGATTCTGTGATCGCAGGAAGTATTGCAAAATTTATCATGGAAGGTGATGCAGAAATCACGTATTGGATTGACAGAGAGTTTTGGGGAAAAGGCATTGCCACAACAGCATTGAAAGATTTTCTGAAGATTGAAACAACCAGACCTATTTTTGGACGGGTTGCTTTTGACAATTTGGGTTCACAGAAGGTTCTGGAAAATTGCGGATTTGTAAAAATAGGTACTGACAGAGGTTTTGCGAATGCCAGACAAACAGAGATTGAGGAATTTATTTACAGACTGGAGTCCTAA
- a CDS encoding T9SS type A sorting domain-containing protein, giving the protein MKNYIYSIIALFMVMLCPAQVSISQAEYFWDTDPGTGNGTPVLAADGTFDDVVEQISQTDIATPGVGLHKFCIRIKDNTGVWGPVFTNIIEVQSNEGFTKIAVSQAEYFWDADPGAGNGNPVLAADGNFDSVFEQLSKTGVATPGGGLHKFSVRIKDNMGIWGPVFTNVINVQQTSASPIMAISQAEYFWDTDPGEGNGTALLAADASFDSSFEQLTDAGITLPANGLHVLNVRIKDNTGVWGPVFRNVIDVQTTPFTGCWKTLITRVDHSVGIKTDGTLWAWGSNTAGQLGDGTTYVRSVPVQIGTSANWKNVYVGSRHTLAIKTDGTLWAWGDNKYGQLGDGTLISKTAPIQIGTATDWQSLSGGAEHSVGIKTDGTLWTWGRNGYGQLGDGTTNANTIPTQVGTATNWKSIRAANYQTLAIKTDGTLWGWGINTSGQLGDGTSVSKNIPTQIGTATNWKSIDTGTQHSVGLRTDGTLWAWGYNSWGQLGDGTTISKNTQIQIGTATNWQTVAAGNGFTYATKADGTLWAWGSNSFGQLGNGTSGGSVTSPAQVDSSSDNMRVFAGESHILVQKFDGFVKSCGRNDSWQLGDGTKVHKNTFTPMACPGYCIPPTTSFSTNNVTSTTNVTSTKATISWTEATVTPGQGYVYLYSTSPAVGGIQGSVPFTSTTADLTNLLPDTTYYWWVASNCGFTPYIWVPGGSFTTLPTTETGCWQSVSGGAYFTMGLKTDGTLWCWGDNAKGQIGDGTTINRNTPTRIGTGNNWAKIAAGSSFSLGMKADGTIWTWGDNYYGQLGDGTTANRNIPMQVGAAADWADIATGEYHTFAIKADGTLWGWGYNRFGQLGDGTIVNKSIPVQIGTSTDWLSVTSSESHTLAIKADGTLWGWGDNAKGQLGDGTTISVSSPVQIGTATNWKTVDTGNGFSIGIRTDGTLWSWGYNSSGQLGDGTTSPKNIPTQVGTGVNWKSVKIGEYGSVIAIKTDGTLWTWGNNSWGQLGDGTETNRSAPMLIGTATDWQSIESGTHHTLAINAQGFLAISGYNFRGQIGDGTTVQKKIFTPVACGTGSGAVNKASAFAKAGLTVDEVSVKADHLKVYPNPVQDILTVSFDRKILSVMVYNASGQQVLTKTINDTKGSIDVSGLVSGVYLITVNAADEVVKTVKVIKR; this is encoded by the coding sequence ATGAAAAATTATATCTATAGTATAATTGCCCTGTTTATGGTCATGCTGTGTCCGGCACAGGTATCGATCAGCCAGGCAGAATATTTCTGGGATACCGATCCCGGAACAGGAAACGGAACTCCGGTACTGGCTGCCGATGGCACTTTTGACGATGTTGTAGAACAGATTTCCCAAACAGATATTGCCACACCGGGTGTCGGCTTACACAAATTCTGTATCCGTATCAAAGACAATACGGGAGTTTGGGGACCGGTTTTTACCAATATTATTGAAGTTCAGTCCAATGAGGGATTTACAAAAATAGCTGTTTCTCAGGCAGAATATTTTTGGGATGCAGATCCGGGAGCCGGAAACGGGAATCCCGTACTGGCTGCTGACGGAAACTTTGACAGTGTTTTTGAGCAGCTCAGTAAAACAGGAGTTGCCACACCGGGTGGTGGTCTGCATAAATTCAGTGTCCGCATCAAAGATAATATGGGAATCTGGGGACCGGTTTTTACCAATGTCATTAATGTTCAGCAGACTTCAGCCTCTCCAATAATGGCTATTTCTCAGGCAGAATATTTTTGGGATACTGATCCGGGAGAAGGAAATGGAACCGCTTTATTAGCTGCTGACGCCAGTTTTGACAGTTCTTTTGAGCAGCTGACTGATGCCGGAATTACGTTACCTGCTAATGGCTTACATGTACTAAATGTCCGTATCAAAGATAATACGGGTGTTTGGGGGCCGGTTTTTAGAAATGTGATTGATGTTCAGACCACACCTTTTACAGGCTGTTGGAAAACCCTTATCACAAGAGTAGACCACTCGGTAGGGATCAAAACAGACGGAACATTGTGGGCATGGGGAAGTAATACAGCAGGACAATTAGGAGATGGAACCACATACGTGAGATCAGTGCCTGTACAAATAGGAACTTCAGCGAATTGGAAAAACGTTTATGTGGGCAGTAGACATACACTTGCCATTAAAACAGACGGGACGTTGTGGGCATGGGGAGATAATAAATATGGACAATTAGGAGACGGGACTTTAATTAGCAAAACGGCTCCGATCCAGATAGGAACTGCAACGGACTGGCAAAGTCTTAGCGGTGGAGCAGAACATTCAGTAGGGATCAAAACAGATGGAACGCTATGGACATGGGGACGTAACGGCTATGGACAACTGGGAGACGGAACTACAAATGCAAATACTATCCCGACACAAGTAGGAACGGCCACGAACTGGAAAAGCATTCGTGCTGCCAATTATCAGACGTTAGCCATAAAAACGGATGGAACACTTTGGGGATGGGGAATTAACACTTCAGGACAACTGGGAGACGGAACTTCAGTTTCAAAAAATATTCCAACACAAATTGGAACTGCCACCAACTGGAAAAGTATTGATACCGGAACTCAGCATTCGGTAGGACTCAGAACAGACGGAACATTATGGGCCTGGGGTTATAATAGCTGGGGGCAACTGGGAGACGGAACCACAATTTCAAAAAATACCCAGATCCAAATAGGAACTGCAACCAACTGGCAGACTGTAGCAGCCGGAAATGGTTTTACCTATGCAACAAAGGCAGACGGAACACTTTGGGCCTGGGGAAGCAATAGCTTTGGACAGTTAGGTAATGGTACATCCGGAGGAAGCGTTACATCCCCTGCACAGGTAGATTCCTCTTCAGACAATATGAGGGTTTTTGCCGGAGAAAGCCATATTCTTGTACAAAAGTTTGACGGTTTTGTGAAATCCTGCGGACGAAATGATAGCTGGCAGTTAGGTGACGGGACTAAAGTTCATAAAAATACTTTCACTCCTATGGCTTGTCCTGGATATTGTATTCCTCCGACAACGTCATTTTCAACAAACAATGTTACCTCTACAACGAATGTTACTTCTACAAAGGCTACTATTAGCTGGACAGAAGCTACAGTAACTCCTGGTCAGGGCTATGTGTATCTTTACAGTACCAGTCCAGCGGTTGGTGGTATTCAGGGAAGTGTTCCTTTTACATCAACAACGGCAGACTTGACGAACTTATTACCTGACACTACTTACTATTGGTGGGTAGCATCTAATTGTGGATTCACTCCGTATATCTGGGTGCCGGGAGGTTCATTTACTACACTTCCTACAACTGAAACAGGCTGTTGGCAAAGTGTGAGTGGTGGTGCTTATTTTACAATGGGACTCAAAACAGACGGAACGCTATGGTGCTGGGGAGATAATGCCAAAGGGCAGATAGGTGATGGAACTACAATAAACAGAAATACCCCAACACGAATCGGAACCGGAAATAATTGGGCGAAAATAGCTGCCGGGTCTTCTTTTTCACTAGGGATGAAAGCAGATGGAACGATATGGACCTGGGGAGATAATTATTACGGACAGTTAGGTGATGGTACTACAGCCAATAGAAATATCCCAATGCAGGTAGGAGCCGCAGCAGACTGGGCAGATATTGCAACCGGGGAATATCATACATTTGCTATAAAGGCAGATGGTACACTCTGGGGCTGGGGTTATAATAGATTTGGACAGTTAGGTGACGGTACAATTGTTAACAAAAGCATACCTGTACAAATAGGAACCTCAACAGACTGGCTAAGCGTAACCTCTTCAGAATCTCATACCCTTGCTATAAAAGCAGACGGAACATTATGGGGCTGGGGAGATAATGCCAAAGGGCAATTAGGTGACGGAACTACAATATCAGTAAGTTCGCCTGTTCAAATCGGAACTGCAACGAACTGGAAAACTGTTGATACAGGAAACGGTTTTTCGATAGGAATCAGAACAGATGGAACACTATGGAGCTGGGGGTATAATAGTTCGGGGCAATTAGGAGATGGAACCACAAGTCCAAAGAATATTCCGACTCAGGTAGGAACAGGAGTAAACTGGAAAAGTGTTAAAATCGGTGAATACGGTTCTGTTATTGCCATAAAAACAGATGGCACACTATGGACCTGGGGAAATAACAGCTGGGGGCAATTAGGAGATGGAACAGAGACGAACAGATCTGCACCAATGCTTATCGGAACTGCAACTGATTGGCAAAGCATTGAATCAGGAACTCACCATACACTTGCTATCAATGCTCAAGGATTTTTAGCAATCAGCGGCTATAATTTTAGGGGGCAGATAGGAGACGGTACTACGGTTCAAAAGAAAATCTTTACACCTGTTGCCTGTGGTACGGGTAGTGGGGCTGTAAACAAAGCTTCAGCTTTCGCTAAAGCCGGTTTAACGGTTGATGAGGTTTCTGTAAAGGCAGATCACCTGAAAGTCTATCCAAATCCGGTGCAGGATATCCTGACCGTTTCGTTTGACCGTAAGATTCTTTCGGTAATGGTTTACAATGCATCAGGACAGCAGGTACTTACGAAGACGATCAATGATACTAAAGGAAGCATTGATGTTTCCGGATTGGTATCTGGAGTTTATCTGATTACAGTAAATGCAGCCGATGAGGTTGTAAAAACAGTAAAAGTGATCAAACGGTAA
- a CDS encoding lysozyme, producing MKTSQKGINLIISFEGFSAQPYLDSAGIPTIGYGNTYYPGGKKVTMKDPAITREKGVELFSAVLPTYEKIVNAKVKIPLTQNQFDALVSHTYNTGGSDGLFSLINKKAGEEEIRNWFTKKYITAGGKTLNGLIRRRKAEADLFFAK from the coding sequence ATGAAAACATCACAAAAAGGAATCAATCTGATTATATCATTTGAAGGCTTCAGTGCTCAGCCTTATCTGGATTCTGCAGGAATTCCCACAATCGGATATGGAAATACCTATTATCCCGGCGGCAAGAAAGTAACCATGAAAGATCCGGCCATCACCAGGGAAAAAGGAGTAGAATTATTCTCCGCTGTTTTACCCACTTATGAAAAAATAGTGAATGCCAAAGTGAAAATACCACTGACCCAGAATCAGTTCGACGCTCTTGTATCACACACTTATAATACCGGAGGATCAGACGGCTTATTTTCTCTGATCAATAAAAAAGCAGGCGAAGAGGAGATCCGGAACTGGTTTACAAAGAAATACATTACCGCCGGCGGAAAAACTTTAAATGGACTGATCAGGAGAAGGAAAGCGGAAGCTGATTTGTTTTTTGCGAAATAA
- a CDS encoding ATP-binding protein — protein sequence MEAKQLQKLFTHLEEVITWRINNSSEDFNTGAPEFNTHDHEGFQLGNYISGKELTHQEVVILLMALVPRLDPSLLKRIYLEFPGNELFDFCATNDNGRLFNPTIQAVQYILGGDSISERLAALDYLGPDSVLIKEEILVFSTHEHTAINSQINVHHEAFNKIIFGVELLPKMSNDFPAEQIHTLRSWSDLILPQATLDELQSIEGWYNSSHILMEDWGMQKKLKPGFRVLFYGEPGTGKTLAASLLGKYTKRPVFRVDVSILISKYIGETEKQLAKLFDKAENKNWILFFDEADAIFGKRTSVKDAHDKYANQEVSYLLQRIETFSGLIILASNFKNNMDKAFTRRFHSCIQFNNPKHEERLRIWQQNLPEQLQLEGIDIDQIAKRYELTGSNIMNVIQDVSLKAIASNGPGYKVNPDMLLESIKKEYVKEDKIFI from the coding sequence ATGGAGGCGAAACAATTACAAAAACTATTCACCCATTTAGAAGAGGTTATTACATGGCGTATCAACAATTCTTCGGAAGATTTTAATACAGGAGCTCCTGAATTTAATACTCATGACCATGAAGGCTTTCAGTTAGGAAACTATATTTCAGGGAAAGAGCTTACCCATCAGGAAGTTGTTATTCTTTTAATGGCTTTGGTGCCACGGTTAGACCCATCATTGCTCAAACGCATTTATCTGGAGTTTCCCGGTAATGAGCTGTTTGATTTTTGTGCAACCAACGATAACGGTAGGCTCTTTAATCCAACCATTCAGGCTGTGCAGTATATTTTAGGAGGCGACAGCATTTCAGAACGGTTGGCCGCACTGGATTATCTCGGTCCGGATTCGGTTCTGATAAAAGAAGAAATTCTTGTTTTTTCAACCCATGAGCATACAGCCATCAACAGCCAGATCAATGTTCATCATGAAGCTTTTAATAAGATCATATTCGGAGTGGAATTATTACCGAAAATGAGCAATGACTTCCCGGCAGAGCAGATACACACCCTTAGATCGTGGTCAGACTTAATACTTCCTCAGGCCACATTAGATGAACTTCAGAGTATTGAAGGATGGTACAACAGCAGCCATATTCTTATGGAAGACTGGGGCATGCAGAAAAAACTTAAACCGGGCTTCAGGGTTTTGTTTTATGGTGAACCGGGAACAGGAAAAACTCTTGCAGCCAGCCTTTTAGGGAAATATACCAAACGACCTGTGTTCAGAGTGGATGTCTCTATACTGATCTCCAAATACATTGGCGAAACAGAAAAGCAATTGGCTAAACTATTTGATAAAGCAGAAAATAAAAACTGGATTTTATTTTTCGATGAAGCCGATGCGATCTTCGGAAAACGAACCTCTGTAAAAGATGCCCATGACAAATATGCCAATCAGGAAGTTTCTTATCTGCTTCAACGGATAGAGACATTCTCAGGACTCATTATTCTGGCCTCCAATTTTAAGAATAATATGGATAAAGCCTTTACGCGACGCTTTCATAGCTGCATACAATTCAATAATCCAAAGCATGAAGAGCGTCTGCGTATCTGGCAGCAAAACCTCCCGGAACAATTACAACTTGAAGGTATTGATATAGACCAGATTGCAAAACGATACGAGCTTACCGGTTCCAATATCATGAATGTCATCCAGGATGTCAGCTTAAAAGCAATTGCATCAAACGGTCCTGGTTACAAAGTAAATCCGGATATGCTATTGGAAAGCATTAAGAAAGAATATGTAAAAGAAGATAAGATATTCATATAA